The genomic stretch ccgtacatgtttctaggactttaggttTGGAAATGAACAAAATCTACCGGCCACTCAGCAgattactgtttgtgttttttggctttaagCTGAGGATCACTTCTCTGCAGAGATCTCTGCACGTTTTCTCATGAATACAGTGAAGTCAGTTTTTCTGCGAGGTGCTGAAACTTGTTAACTTTTTAAGTTTGAAGGTGTGGCCTATAATTATTCTGCTCTGTCGCTGTTGCAGGTGCAACAACATGGACTTGCCGTACGGTCCACTGGGTCTGGGTCTGGTAGCAGGACTCAGCTGTGGGCTCCTCATCGGCTGGCAGCTTCGGGCTCGCTTGGGCTCCACATCCAAAACCCTGATGACGGCGATGGGGAACGGCACCGGTGAAGCGAGCGTGATGGGAGAAGGCGGCGAGTTCAAGATGATACTGGTGGTCCGAAACGACCTGAAGATGGGTAAAGGGAAGGTGGCCGCCCAGTGCTCCCACGCCGCCGTGTCGGCTTACAAACAGGTTCAGCGCAGGAAGCCGGAGCTTCTGAAGCAGTGGGAGTACTGCGGCCAGCCCAAGGTGGTGGTGAAGGCGCCCGATGAGGACACCCTGATTGAACTGCTCGCTCACGCCAAAGAAGTTGGGCTTCCCGTCAGCCTGATTCAGGACGCAGGAAGGACACAAATTGCGCCCGGATCGCGCACCGTGCTGGGTATCGGTCCAGGCCCGGCGGATCTGGTGGACAAAGTCACTGGAGACCTGAAGCTC from Plectropomus leopardus isolate mb unplaced genomic scaffold, YSFRI_Pleo_2.0 unplaced_scaffold18267, whole genome shotgun sequence encodes the following:
- the LOC121965029 gene encoding peptidyl-tRNA hydrolase 2, mitochondrial-like gives rise to the protein MDLPYGPLGLGLVAGLSCGLLIGWQLRARLGSTSKTLMTAMGNGTGEASVMGEGGEFKMILVVRNDLKMGKGKVAAQCSHAAVSAYKQVQRRKPELLKQWEYCGQPKVVVKAPDEDTLIELLAHAKEVGLPVSLIQDAGRTQIAPGSRTVLGIGPGPADLVDKVTGDLKLY